The genomic region GCACTGACTCAGCCTATGCCAGTCAGTCGGCCCTCTAGACTTGTCATTTAAGAACTGTGTTCTTAGTCAATGATGTCACTGATGGAACATGTCTAGCTAGGGGGTAAAACCCGGTGTAAATGAACGACCTATCAGATCAATCAGTTCTGGACATAATTAAATGCAAATCAACCAATCTGCACATTATGCCAGAGCTCAGTGTATAACCCGTTGCCACACACAGCATGTGTATGTGATCAAAATAAGGTttggatatttatttattttttacttttaacacagttgaaagtcatactgtatgtgcacaCAAGGAAGTTGATCGTGTTTCATACTGCAGCATAGAGAGAAATATTCTAGTTTAAATAGTACCACAACTGAGAACAACCTTTAGTTGTTTAAATTAAACTGGTTCTATTTGAGACCTTTAACTTGCAGCAAGTCCCAAATTTCCTTTCTACTCATTGTTTTGCGCAAGCATTCTGACCCATGTGGGTCAATTGAAAGATCagtgattttttaataatatttactAAAAACCGATTTCGTTTATTCTCAGAGTAGAGAAACACAATGTATGACTCTGAGTCAACATTCTGCAAAGATCCAGTACAAAAAAGGACTATAtgcattttatgtaaaaaaaccAATACAACAACGATACCCCAGTGTTAACATCCATGTAAAATTTGCTATCCCCAGCAAGCCCTCAATGTCTGATGGTTTCATGCATGACTGGTTTAGTCGCAGTCTAAATGCAAGCCCCAGGGACAATTCTAATTTGATTATTAAAAAGGTCAACTTTCTTACAGACTGACGAGGGCGATTTATCAGAATCCAACTTTCTGAGGCTGATCCAAACCCTTCTGAACGACCCATATGAGATGGATCATTTCTTCAAGGTTAGTGTGGCTTTGTCATGGCTATGGGTAGTAAAATATGGACAGTAAATTCAAATTTGAAGCCAACATGGATGCCATTTGTGCTAAGTGAAATCAGCTCCTCCTTTTCCTAAGGGAACTCCACAGCTTTAGCGTGGATAAGATGCTGATGACTAGCTTTTATCACTCATTTATTGAATCAGTTTTTACCTTTGATTTGATCTGCTGTTTTGGTAACCTCAATGTAAAACGTGAGAACCGACTAAACGTTGTGAAACAGCTATAAGATTCTTGGTATTACATTAACGAGCCTAACCAACCTGTATCAAACACATCCTACACATGGCACGGTCCATTCTGAAAGGCTCCAAACCCCCCTTATTTGATGAATTTCATATTCTTTGCTAAGCACGCAGATACCGGATGCCTCAGTATAAAACCAATAGgtttaaatgttcatttatttttttctgcaatGCATTTTCTTAATAAGCCATAGGGATGTTTAGCTACCTTTTTTGTCTATTGTGGCTGGATTTTGTGGTTTGGTACTAAGCCttgtgtaattattatcatGTATTCTATTTTTACTGCTTGTTGCAAAACAAATGAACAGTGCTGACCAGTGTTGACATTCTTATAAGGCCAGCTTAATGCTGAATGTTTGTAAATGACTTTCTTATTATTTCAGGATGTTTTTCCTGTGGAATTTGGTTCCAAGTATGATGATGCGATAGAAAAACTAATGTATCAGTTTCTTTCAAGACTTGAACAGTTACTTCCTGTATCAAGTTTTCAACAGGtactgaaattaaaataattcttTCACTAAAGAGTATTCACAAAGGTTAAAATTATCTTTCGAATCACCCATAAATcctatttattttccttctgtATCAGGCTGCCTCTCTACTCAGTGATGTCCCCTCTGTTCTGGAGGAATGTCTTGAATCAGTGTCTCACCCTCAGCAGCTGAAAACCCTGCTTCAGTACCACAGAGACCTCAACCTGCTGGACAGTCATGGTAGCCAACTTTACAGGGCCATAGTAGATTTTTGCCCAATTTCACTACAGGACATTTTCCTGTAGTCCCAATTAAAGAATTATCTTTAACTTATCCTATGTATTCTCTTCCCATTTTTAGATGCTCCATATTCCGATGGGGACCGCATTCTCTCAGCACTCTGTCTTCCCCCAGTAGAAAGGGTGGTGGTAGCAGCAGAACAGACAGAAGAACAGGGATCATCCATGAATGTTTACATGGATACATTCTCCAAAGAGCTGGAGGTGGAATCTGCAACACAGACAGAGTACACAGAGGAGCAATCTGGGTCAAGTGTCATTGTGATAGAAAGAACAGAGAAGATGGAATGTGAGATTAACAATAAACAGTCTGTGGAGTTTGCTGACCCTGATGGACATGAGGACATGGAGGCTAGTACTGGTAATGTTGAAGCAAGTTATGTGGGGATTGAAACCATAAAAGACGAGacagaatgtgttttttcaGAGGTAGACCCCAGGTATAAAACAGTGATGGTTATAGGGGAAGATGGAGTAGCACAGCCTTTTGATGTTTTGACCATTGAAAAGCCAAATATAAAGACCCAAAAAGCCAGTGGACGTCACCGAGATCAAATGAAAAGCATAGATGTGTCTGATATGATCATATCTTCCATGCTTCACAAGCCTTCTACAGATGTAAAAGAGATTGATGGCGCTAACCTTACGTTGCCCTCTAGACCACTTAGACAAAACAGGGGGCGTAAGATGAAGATGTTGCTGGCTCAAGAACGGAGACAAACCAAAACAGAATTTTCAGAAGAAAAGACATTGAACAAATGTCCAATTTGTGGAAAGACTTTCAGTCGAGGTGCAGACATGAAAcggcaccagaaaattcacacAGGGGAACGCCCATTTCAGTGTGTCCAGTGTAGGAAATGCTTTCAGTACCATTTCGATTTGACAAGACAccagcaaaatgtttgtaaGGTGCTTTTGTCTGATCCTAAAGGTGCAACATCCAAGCAGCTTGAATGCAAAGATGAGAGAGTTCTGAATGAGGCTGAGGACCCAAAAAGCTTGGAGAAAAGGCTAGGCAAATCTCCAGTTAGTGATGAGGACTCTAAAATACTCAACAAAACAGTCCAGAAACCTGAGGTAGGAAACACAGAACCGTCCAGTGGAACCCTACAGGAAGTAACACCTGAGCACAGTGACTCATCCTGCAATACACATCAGGACTCGTCTAATGACCCACCTGCCACCAAGACCAGCcagaccaaaacacacaaagaatcCAAAGTGTGCTTCATTTGCAAAAAATGTTTGCCAAAATCTTACAGCATGAAAGTTCACATGAGATCTCACTCGGATATTCGCCCACACACGTGTCCTCATTGTGGGCAGATGTTCAAGAACCTCTATGATATGAGGAAGCACATTGTAAAGACTGTATGCAAGGTGCTGCGAGCCGACCCTGAAAAAGCCCAGGAACATGCAGTAGTCCTCAGCCCTTTCCACTGCACTGAGTGCAGTAGGGTTTTCACGGACCCAGAAAAACTGGACAGGCATAAGCTTGTCCACAAGCCTTTGAAATGCAGCATGTGTGAAAGCAGGTTAAATGGGGTCAAGCTCCTCAAGAAACACTACATGGATATCCATGAATTCAATGGGCCCTTCGTCTGCACCTTCTGTGAGAAAAGCTACACAGATTTAGCAGCTCTCATCAGACACGAGAGGATTCACACCGGGGATCTTCCATACCAGTGCTCCTACTGTCCACGGAAGTTCAACATATCAGCGGTTCTCGTCGAACACGAGAgaatacacacaggagagaaaaggTGCCTTTGCTGGGAGTGTGGAAAGGGGTTTATTAGCAATGCAAAACTGAAAATGCACATGCTAAGTGTTCACAGCAAACCAGATGATAAGCGCTTCTTCTGCTCCCAGTGTGACAAATCTTACGCATTACAAAGAACATTACAGTGCCATGTGGCGAGACATCACTCTGGAGTGCGTTTCCCGTGCACATACTGCGGTAAGCTGTTCCTGAGCATGTCCTCGTTGACCAGGCATGATCTGATTCACACGCAGGAGAGGCCTTTTAAATGCACACAGTCAGAGTGTGGCAAGAGTTTCAAATCCAAATCTGAAGTGAAGGTACACATGAGATACCACACTGGAGAGCGGCCATTTAAGTGCAAGGACTGTGGGAAGGGTTTTACTCAAAACTGTTATCTCACTCAGCACATGCGGACTCACACTGGGGAGAAACCGTACCCTTGTTCTGTCTGTGGGAGAAAGTTTGATGACTCTAGGAAACGGAAAAGACACATGATGattcacactggagagaagccccataaatgtttgaaatgtgaAAAGGCTTTTAGTCGGGCACACCTTTTGAAAGCACATGACAGAAAAGAACACTGTGtttaaagggaaaaacatttgcTTGTAATTGCcattgcaattaaaaaaaaattaatgaaAGTTCTAAGCTTTTACTGGATCttaaataatcaaatgttgTTTGCTGTCTAAAAATGAATCATCTCAAAACAAATAGCATTATAGCAAATAGCATTATTGGAAATACATgcaagttataaacactgtgaTGCAACAATTCTGAT from Esox lucius isolate fEsoLuc1 chromosome 5, fEsoLuc1.pri, whole genome shotgun sequence harbors:
- the LOC105025064 gene encoding zinc finger protein 420-like → MQKQMSAGKVPLLPFPSLRLMVPPLRLVSAAIWQTVQHRHVMDYGMLEEFVTMVTEMVPELLSLRQRAQLILGLRARLVLELCHSKPVTDLKTIQPHLDRIQTLTPLWGTQTDEGDLSESNFLRLIQTLLNDPYEMDHFFKDVFPVEFGSKYDDAIEKLMYQFLSRLEQLLPVSSFQQAASLLSDVPSVLEECLESVSHPQQLKTLLQYHRDLNLLDSHDAPYSDGDRILSALCLPPVERVVVAAEQTEEQGSSMNVYMDTFSKELEVESATQTEYTEEQSGSSVIVIERTEKMECEINNKQSVEFADPDGHEDMEASTGNVEASYVGIETIKDETECVFSEVDPRYKTVMVIGEDGVAQPFDVLTIEKPNIKTQKASGRHRDQMKSIDVSDMIISSMLHKPSTDVKEIDGANLTLPSRPLRQNRGRKMKMLLAQERRQTKTEFSEEKTLNKCPICGKTFSRGADMKRHQKIHTGERPFQCVQCRKCFQYHFDLTRHQQNVCKVLLSDPKGATSKQLECKDERVLNEAEDPKSLEKRLGKSPVSDEDSKILNKTVQKPEVGNTEPSSGTLQEVTPEHSDSSCNTHQDSSNDPPATKTSQTKTHKESKVCFICKKCLPKSYSMKVHMRSHSDIRPHTCPHCGQMFKNLYDMRKHIVKTVCKVLRADPEKAQEHAVVLSPFHCTECSRVFTDPEKLDRHKLVHKPLKCSMCESRLNGVKLLKKHYMDIHEFNGPFVCTFCEKSYTDLAALIRHERIHTGDLPYQCSYCPRKFNISAVLVEHERIHTGEKRCLCWECGKGFISNAKLKMHMLSVHSKPDDKRFFCSQCDKSYALQRTLQCHVARHHSGVRFPCTYCGKLFLSMSSLTRHDLIHTQERPFKCTQSECGKSFKSKSEVKVHMRYHTGERPFKCKDCGKGFTQNCYLTQHMRTHTGEKPYPCSVCGRKFDDSRKRKRHMMIHTGEKPHKCLKCEKAFSRAHLLKAHDRKEHCV